In Thioalkalivibrio paradoxus ARh 1, the following are encoded in one genomic region:
- a CDS encoding alpha-2-macroglobulin family protein produces the protein MPWLRRLVMVLAVLLPAFPVSAQELPQALVQAADAYRQALEAGEPPALDAAARQQLTETASILSGVGECRQALTLRRLVLRRDSGFAVWQAQAQNAHCARNWREAVGAAYRAYTVARSDPERFQALRLLGSAAVQDWRFDNADALAVYRAASRYGSDPQLEAEIARLTEDQRQARALRLEAIEVRDEGEEPSLCLRFNQAMPAPAERRYQDFIRTQPRVPARFRQADTDEICIDGGEFDRDYQVMVLEGLTDTEGRSLRTTRQERVRVGPRSASLRFQSHLYVLPRGSTGVPLHAVNVHEAELALYRIDERNLLAPQVRELFGTDLSAWSESRIADELGARVWSGPGEWTVEPNREQRVLLPLADDLQAHPGIYVVTARVPPDDNDGYPGPPRASQWLVVSDLGITTYQGRDGLTVGVRGLGDARPRSNVRLQLLARNNTRLAETRTDRRGFAQFSGDLLRGQGGREPVLLFALHDDGDFNFLDVSRSPFDLSDRGVGGRAHPGPLDAYLHTERGVYRPGEAVHMGLLLRDDSGRAAAPVPLTLRLLSPDDTLIWEEVVRPEAAGGLARTLRLPAAAHTGRWTLLAHVDPDAAPVGQTTFQVQAILPPRLEARFDLLPDTPLPVKQPIELELQADYLFGAPAADLEVRSEARVAVDPNPFDAFPGFRFGPLGGDGTAVVLPLQDARTDASGRARLALSIDRLPEPQAPLRAELRSEVLDVDGRVVTATATRLVDTGVPLLGLRVPGDPGPEGHVLLNEGAQARFEIVAVNARGETRHAAGLEYRLVEEQVHYQWYQEYGRWQYRREIRERDRGQGRLDVTDREPAELTFALDWGRYRLDLHDPETEARASARVQLGWGGAPGPDDPPDRLQVQHDRPAYRPGSEAVLSIEGNFDGPGQVVIASDRVLEVLPFWIEQGRGLLQVPVDADWGAGAYALVTAFRPEDVQAGLGPRRAIGVAWLGLDPDPATLAVNLDAPERLRALQTLEVGVEIPDHRDGEAVFLTLAAVDDGLLQLTRHPPPRPLEHFFGQRRLGLDIRDLYGRLLDGRAGQHGRIGTGAGAFEPDASLEPPVTMLSLFSGVVELDAEGRAIVRFDLPEFEGRVRLNAVAWSSRRMGHASRPVTVRDPVVVQAALPRFLAQGDRSTATVTLFNADGPEGSYRLRWRQRNALADLDGSRVLALDWGQRAVITLPLQGERIGHGELLLELEGPEGVSVERRLELAVRPAFARQDIRVAGRLEADGTRLLGGAAVAGLIPKTLSAQLTLDSRPQWDVAGLVHQLDRYPYGCLEQVTSAAFPLLDWPALLPDADAQAPDPQRLAQAVSRILEMQLDHGGFTLWGGPGDPDDWASVYALEFLGEARRHGVEVPDFAWERGLHWLRALVELPETRDARRMAAQSYGLYVLARNGAARSETARYLLDVVGERLPSGLAAGHLGAALALEGDRVRAQKAFALADRLPRGADLADYGSALRDRADVLRLAAAHAPDMLDPGAYAEALASAFSEERWLSTQEQAALTRAAAVVSGGERALDLTLDQYHHQAIEGPLILRPDSAALREGLTLHNRSGDPLWYALLASGHPEQPPPVKAEGLRIERQIFTLDGKALGRDSVEQGAVLVVVLEGEAVGRAVDEYRRLQLLIADPIPAGLEADSPGLEGSRALDGLDWLGEVSPTLYSDALDDRFVAALDLEPDTARHFRVAYIARAVTPGGYQMGPSFVEDMYKPYLQGRGASGWLHVRARP, from the coding sequence ATGCCGTGGTTGCGCCGATTGGTGATGGTCCTGGCCGTGCTGCTCCCGGCTTTCCCCGTGTCGGCGCAGGAACTGCCGCAGGCCCTGGTGCAGGCGGCCGATGCGTACCGGCAGGCACTGGAAGCCGGGGAGCCCCCGGCGCTCGATGCCGCTGCACGCCAGCAATTGACCGAAACGGCCTCGATCCTGTCCGGTGTCGGCGAATGCCGGCAGGCATTGACCCTGCGCAGATTGGTGCTGCGGCGGGACTCGGGCTTCGCGGTCTGGCAGGCGCAGGCGCAGAACGCGCATTGCGCCCGTAACTGGCGGGAAGCCGTGGGCGCGGCCTACCGGGCGTACACGGTCGCTCGGAGCGACCCGGAGCGATTCCAGGCTCTGCGGCTGCTGGGCAGCGCTGCGGTGCAGGACTGGCGGTTCGACAACGCCGACGCGCTGGCGGTGTACCGCGCGGCGAGCCGCTATGGCAGCGATCCGCAGCTCGAGGCCGAGATCGCCCGGCTGACCGAGGATCAGCGCCAGGCGCGGGCGCTGCGACTGGAGGCGATCGAGGTCCGCGACGAGGGCGAGGAACCCAGCCTTTGCCTGCGCTTCAACCAGGCGATGCCCGCGCCCGCCGAACGCCGCTACCAGGACTTCATCCGCACCCAGCCGCGGGTGCCGGCTCGCTTCCGACAAGCGGATACCGACGAAATCTGCATCGATGGCGGCGAGTTCGATCGCGACTACCAGGTAATGGTGCTGGAAGGCCTGACCGACACCGAGGGCCGTTCGTTGCGCACCACTCGCCAGGAGCGGGTTCGCGTGGGGCCGCGCAGCGCCTCGCTGCGTTTCCAGAGCCACCTCTATGTGCTGCCCCGCGGCAGCACCGGCGTGCCGCTGCACGCGGTCAACGTGCACGAGGCGGAACTGGCGCTGTACCGCATTGACGAACGCAACCTGCTGGCGCCGCAGGTGCGCGAGCTTTTCGGCACCGATCTGAGCGCCTGGAGCGAATCCCGAATCGCCGACGAACTCGGCGCTCGGGTCTGGAGCGGACCAGGCGAATGGACGGTCGAGCCGAATCGCGAACAGCGTGTCCTGCTGCCGCTGGCCGACGATCTGCAGGCGCATCCCGGCATCTATGTGGTGACCGCGCGGGTACCACCGGATGACAATGATGGATACCCCGGACCGCCGCGTGCGAGTCAGTGGCTCGTGGTTTCGGACCTGGGGATCACCACCTACCAGGGGCGCGACGGCCTGACTGTCGGGGTGCGCGGGCTGGGCGACGCGCGTCCGCGCAGCAACGTGCGCCTGCAGCTGCTGGCGCGCAACAACACACGGCTTGCCGAAACCCGGACCGACCGGCGCGGCTTCGCGCAGTTCTCCGGCGACCTGCTGCGCGGGCAGGGAGGGCGCGAGCCGGTGCTGCTGTTCGCGCTGCACGACGACGGCGATTTCAACTTCCTCGATGTCAGCCGTAGCCCGTTCGACCTGAGCGATCGCGGCGTCGGCGGCCGCGCGCATCCCGGTCCGCTGGACGCCTATCTGCACACCGAGCGTGGGGTCTACCGCCCCGGGGAAGCGGTGCACATGGGGCTGCTGCTGCGCGACGATTCCGGGCGCGCCGCAGCACCAGTGCCGCTGACGCTGCGGCTGTTAAGCCCCGACGACACCCTGATCTGGGAGGAAGTCGTTCGCCCGGAAGCCGCCGGCGGGCTGGCCCGCACGCTGCGCCTGCCCGCTGCCGCACACACCGGGCGATGGACACTGCTGGCCCACGTCGACCCCGACGCGGCTCCGGTGGGCCAGACCACGTTCCAGGTGCAGGCGATCCTCCCGCCTCGGCTCGAGGCCCGCTTCGATCTGCTGCCCGATACGCCGCTGCCGGTGAAGCAGCCCATCGAACTGGAGCTGCAGGCCGACTACCTGTTCGGTGCCCCTGCGGCCGATCTGGAGGTGCGCTCGGAAGCCCGCGTGGCGGTCGACCCGAATCCGTTCGATGCCTTCCCCGGGTTCCGCTTCGGACCGCTCGGCGGTGACGGAACCGCGGTGGTATTGCCCCTTCAGGACGCCCGGACCGATGCCAGCGGGCGCGCGCGCCTGGCGCTGTCGATCGACCGTCTGCCGGAACCACAGGCTCCGCTTCGGGCGGAACTGCGCAGCGAAGTGCTCGACGTCGATGGGCGGGTCGTGACCGCGACGGCGACCCGGCTGGTCGATACCGGCGTGCCGCTGCTCGGCCTGCGCGTGCCCGGGGATCCGGGACCGGAGGGCCATGTGCTGCTGAACGAGGGGGCGCAGGCGCGTTTCGAGATCGTCGCGGTGAACGCGCGCGGCGAAACCCGGCACGCCGCAGGACTCGAATACCGGCTGGTCGAGGAACAGGTGCATTACCAGTGGTACCAGGAATACGGCCGCTGGCAGTACCGGCGCGAGATCCGCGAGCGGGACCGGGGACAGGGTCGACTCGACGTGACCGATCGCGAACCGGCGGAGCTGACCTTCGCGCTCGACTGGGGCCGGTATCGTCTGGATCTGCACGATCCCGAAACCGAAGCCAGGGCCAGCGCGCGGGTTCAGTTGGGCTGGGGCGGTGCGCCCGGACCCGACGATCCCCCGGATCGGCTTCAGGTCCAGCATGACCGCCCGGCCTATCGGCCCGGCAGCGAGGCCGTGCTGTCGATCGAGGGCAACTTCGACGGACCCGGACAGGTCGTGATCGCGAGTGATCGGGTGCTGGAAGTCCTGCCTTTCTGGATCGAACAGGGGCGGGGACTGCTGCAGGTTCCGGTGGACGCCGACTGGGGCGCAGGTGCCTACGCGCTGGTCACGGCGTTCCGGCCCGAGGATGTCCAAGCCGGGCTCGGGCCGCGGCGGGCGATCGGCGTCGCCTGGCTCGGCCTGGATCCCGACCCGGCTACGCTTGCAGTGAACCTGGATGCGCCCGAGCGGCTGCGGGCGCTGCAAACGCTGGAGGTCGGCGTGGAGATCCCGGACCACCGAGACGGCGAGGCGGTGTTCCTGACGCTGGCGGCCGTCGACGATGGACTGCTCCAGTTGACCCGCCACCCACCGCCACGGCCCCTCGAGCATTTCTTCGGACAACGCCGGCTCGGGCTGGATATCCGCGATCTCTACGGCCGGCTGCTCGACGGCCGTGCTGGCCAGCACGGGCGAATCGGCACCGGAGCGGGCGCCTTCGAGCCGGACGCCTCGCTGGAACCCCCGGTCACGATGCTGTCGCTGTTCTCCGGGGTGGTCGAACTGGACGCCGAGGGCCGGGCCATCGTGCGTTTCGATCTCCCGGAATTCGAGGGGCGTGTGCGCCTGAATGCGGTCGCGTGGTCGTCCCGGCGCATGGGACACGCGAGCCGTCCGGTGACCGTGCGCGACCCGGTGGTCGTGCAGGCCGCGCTGCCGCGATTCCTGGCGCAGGGAGACCGGAGTACCGCGACGGTGACGCTGTTCAACGCGGATGGACCGGAAGGATCCTATCGGCTGCGCTGGCGGCAGCGCAATGCACTGGCAGACCTGGACGGCAGCCGGGTGCTTGCACTGGATTGGGGCCAGCGGGCGGTGATCACGCTGCCGCTGCAGGGCGAACGTATCGGTCACGGGGAATTGCTGCTGGAACTGGAAGGGCCCGAAGGGGTTTCCGTCGAACGGCGGCTGGAGCTTGCGGTACGCCCAGCGTTCGCGCGCCAGGACATCCGCGTGGCCGGACGGCTGGAGGCCGATGGCACGCGGCTGCTGGGCGGTGCCGCGGTGGCTGGGCTGATCCCCAAGACATTATCGGCGCAACTCACGCTCGATTCCCGGCCGCAATGGGATGTCGCCGGCCTGGTGCATCAGCTCGACCGGTATCCCTACGGCTGCCTGGAACAGGTGACCAGTGCCGCGTTCCCGCTGCTGGACTGGCCTGCCTTGCTGCCAGACGCCGACGCACAGGCGCCGGATCCGCAACGCCTGGCCCAGGCGGTGAGCCGGATCCTGGAGATGCAGCTCGACCACGGCGGGTTCACGCTCTGGGGCGGGCCGGGGGATCCGGACGACTGGGCCTCGGTGTACGCGCTCGAGTTTCTCGGGGAGGCCCGCCGCCACGGGGTCGAGGTGCCGGACTTCGCCTGGGAACGCGGCCTGCACTGGCTGCGCGCGCTGGTGGAACTGCCCGAGACTCGCGACGCCCGCCGGATGGCGGCACAGAGCTACGGGCTCTACGTGTTGGCGCGCAACGGCGCGGCACGCTCCGAGACCGCGCGTTACCTGCTCGACGTGGTGGGCGAACGCCTGCCCAGCGGCCTGGCCGCCGGGCACCTGGGGGCGGCACTGGCGCTGGAGGGAGACCGGGTCCGGGCGCAGAAAGCGTTCGCGCTCGCGGATCGTCTGCCGCGTGGCGCGGACCTGGCCGACTACGGCTCGGCGCTGCGCGACCGGGCGGACGTGTTGCGCCTCGCGGCGGCGCATGCGCCCGACATGCTGGATCCGGGGGCATACGCCGAGGCACTGGCGAGCGCCTTTTCCGAGGAACGCTGGCTGTCGACCCAGGAACAGGCGGCGCTGACCCGGGCGGCGGCGGTCGTGTCCGGGGGCGAGCGCGCCCTCGATCTGACCCTCGATCAATACCACCACCAGGCGATCGAGGGTCCGCTGATTCTGCGGCCCGATTCCGCCGCCCTGCGCGAAGGGCTGACGCTGCACAATCGCTCCGGCGACCCGCTGTGGTACGCGCTGTTGGCGAGCGGACATCCGGAACAGCCGCCGCCGGTCAAGGCCGAGGGACTGCGCATCGAACGCCAGATCTTCACGCTCGACGGCAAGGCGCTCGGCCGCGACTCGGTCGAACAGGGTGCGGTGCTGGTGGTCGTGCTCGAAGGGGAGGCGGTGGGCCGCGCGGTCGACGAATACCGGCGGCTTCAGTTGCTGATCGCGGATCCGATTCCGGCCGGTCTGGAAGCGGATTCGCCCGGCCTGGAGGGAAGCCGTGCGCTCGACGGGCTGGACTGGCTCGGCGAGGTCAGCCCGACGCTGTACAGTGATGCGCTGGACGATCGCTTCGTCGCCGCGCTCGATCTGGAGCCGGATACGGCGCGCCACTTCAGGGTGGCATATATCGCACGAGCCGTGACTCCAGGGGGCTACCAGATGGGCCCGAGTTTCGTCGAGGACATGTACAAGCCCTACCTGCAGGGGCGTGGCGCAAGCGGGTGGCTGCACGTCCGGGCGCGTCCCTGA
- the pbpC gene encoding penicillin-binding protein 1C: MPRQRSRWRSASRLLAAAAILLLATAGALAALDRLWAPATDAALEYSVQILADDGRLLRLYTTPDGYWRLPVNLEEIDPRFIELLTSVEDQRFFRHPGVDSLALARAAAQAVWQGRVVSGGSTLSMQLVRLLEPRPRRVSSKLIEMFRAWQIERRLSKDEILALYLTLAPYGGNLQGLPAASLFYFGKAPGFLTLEETALLIALPQAPEARRPDRHPQQAAAARDRLLRAWAADDRIDAPSLQAATRAPVPESRRPAPRHAPHLGDRLRGHADGRGRVATFLDAELQQRLERRLAREQMQLAPGQTSAALVVEHATGQVRAWVGSGDYFGQDFPGQVDMVSALRSPGSLLKPLIYGLAFDLGIAHPQTLVVDRAEPLKAWSPRNFDRLEQGEMTLAEALRQSRNIPAARVLERVGTDRLLAALRELGGSVAMPGTRPPGLAVGLGGIGLDMRDIAALYGAIGQQGVGLRPQVSAAGGVPGKAPLLSAPAAWQVARILLDTARPDGHWSDRRSIALKTGTSFGYRDAWAAGVDGAYTVVIWVGRPDGGYTPGLTGLSAAVPLLLDAFALLPDADPRWPGAPPEGTLLARAEGLPPHWQRLELRERGSAVATPGPRFAFPADAATLAWNPARPEILLDLRGGQPPLSWLVDGRPTGIAARGRQHLWRPERPGEYRVTALDARGRAATVRIHLRIAERDPAQPESKGRGASVQVEDPDAEGLAW, from the coding sequence ATGCCCCGCCAGCGATCGCGGTGGCGTTCCGCTTCGCGCTTGCTCGCGGCTGCGGCCATCCTGCTGCTGGCGACCGCTGGCGCGCTGGCGGCCCTCGACCGGCTATGGGCGCCGGCGACCGATGCGGCGCTCGAATACTCGGTGCAGATACTTGCCGACGACGGCCGCTTGCTGCGCCTGTACACCACCCCGGATGGCTACTGGCGGCTGCCGGTAAACCTCGAGGAGATCGATCCGCGCTTCATCGAGCTCCTGACCTCGGTCGAGGATCAGCGCTTTTTCCGGCACCCCGGCGTCGACTCACTGGCACTGGCCCGGGCTGCGGCCCAGGCCGTATGGCAGGGCAGGGTGGTATCGGGCGGGTCGACACTGTCGATGCAGTTGGTACGCCTGCTCGAGCCCCGCCCGCGGCGCGTTTCCAGCAAATTGATCGAGATGTTCCGCGCCTGGCAGATCGAACGGCGTCTGAGCAAGGACGAAATCCTGGCGCTGTACCTCACGCTGGCGCCATACGGCGGCAATCTGCAAGGCCTGCCGGCCGCGAGCCTGTTCTATTTCGGCAAGGCGCCGGGCTTCCTGACCCTGGAGGAGACCGCGTTGCTGATCGCGTTGCCGCAGGCGCCGGAGGCGCGCCGGCCCGACCGCCATCCGCAGCAGGCCGCGGCAGCGCGCGACCGACTGCTTCGAGCCTGGGCCGCCGACGACCGGATCGACGCGCCTTCCCTGCAGGCCGCGACTCGGGCGCCGGTGCCCGAGTCGCGGCGTCCGGCCCCGCGCCACGCGCCCCATCTGGGCGACCGTCTGCGTGGCCATGCCGATGGCCGGGGACGGGTGGCGACTTTCCTCGACGCGGAACTGCAGCAACGACTGGAACGCAGGCTGGCCCGGGAACAAATGCAGCTGGCGCCAGGGCAAACCAGCGCGGCACTGGTCGTGGAACACGCGACGGGGCAGGTACGTGCCTGGGTAGGGTCGGGGGATTACTTCGGGCAGGACTTTCCCGGGCAGGTCGACATGGTCAGTGCGCTGCGTTCTCCTGGATCGCTGTTGAAACCCTTGATCTACGGGCTCGCGTTCGACCTCGGCATCGCACATCCCCAGACCCTGGTCGTCGATCGCGCCGAACCGCTGAAGGCCTGGTCCCCACGCAACTTCGATCGCCTCGAGCAGGGGGAGATGACGCTGGCCGAGGCGTTGCGGCAGTCGCGGAACATTCCCGCGGCGCGCGTGCTCGAGCGCGTGGGTACGGATCGCCTGCTGGCCGCCCTGCGCGAACTGGGGGGCAGCGTGGCGATGCCGGGAACACGCCCGCCGGGGCTCGCCGTGGGACTGGGCGGGATCGGGCTGGACATGCGGGACATTGCCGCGTTGTACGGCGCCATCGGCCAGCAGGGAGTCGGCTTGCGACCGCAGGTATCGGCCGCGGGCGGCGTTCCCGGCAAAGCCCCGCTGCTGTCCGCCCCAGCCGCCTGGCAGGTGGCGCGCATCCTGCTGGATACCGCACGCCCCGACGGCCACTGGAGCGACCGGCGTTCGATCGCGTTGAAGACCGGGACTTCGTTCGGGTATCGCGACGCCTGGGCCGCGGGCGTCGACGGCGCCTACACCGTGGTCATCTGGGTCGGTCGCCCGGACGGGGGCTACACCCCGGGCCTGACCGGGCTGAGCGCCGCGGTGCCTCTGCTGCTCGATGCCTTCGCGTTATTGCCCGATGCCGATCCGCGCTGGCCTGGGGCGCCTCCCGAAGGCACCCTTCTGGCGCGGGCCGAGGGCCTGCCTCCACACTGGCAGCGGTTGGAATTGCGCGAACGCGGCTCCGCGGTTGCGACGCCAGGGCCCCGGTTCGCGTTCCCTGCGGATGCCGCGACACTGGCCTGGAACCCGGCCCGGCCGGAGATCCTGCTCGACCTGCGCGGCGGCCAGCCCCCTCTGAGCTGGCTGGTGGACGGCCGACCGACCGGGATCGCGGCCCGCGGGCGGCAGCACCTCTGGCGCCCCGAGCGGCCCGGCGAATACCGGGTAACGGCGCTGGATGCACGGGGCCGGGCCGCCACCGTGCGCATCCACCTGCGGATCGCCGAGCGCGACCCAGCGCAGCCGGAGTCGAAAGGCCGTGGAGCTTCGGTTCAGGTGGAGGACCCGGATGCCGAAGGGCTGGCCTGGTGA
- a CDS encoding AAA family ATPase, protein MTRIEKALNGGHPLIYVRCLEEDRLEQMLQRLSAGRFGDSRPVIVWSLTHGFLEQGTESGSGRDPGQALREILRGPREAFYLLKDFPLLFEGRPELVRGLRDLYQSLAGSKSCVFLSSPGWQIPEPLSRQLFTVELGPPDEDEIREEVQRVLERVGAAPSPGAWLEQITTSFRGMMRSEIRHLLRRLVAEKKLAGEEALAEIRTEKAAMLMREACLKYIPDTVDIAHVGGLQNLKEWVLTRKPFFTGSHPETRVTPPSGILFMGVSGCGKSMAAKVIASAWTLPLVRLDMNLVLSGAFGSPEYAFDHALRVAEEIAPLVLWIDEMENAFGYDSESRRGNNPNIFSSFLTWMQEKPAGVFVVATANRIELLPAEVIRKGRFDQLFFLDLPTAEERTGIIEILLRAAGSDPARFNLNTLAALTKSWSGAEIEQAIKAAVVHAWEENRPFNERDMLWSAARIVPLSRTMSEQIKQLRAWSQDRATPASPKGSP, encoded by the coding sequence ATGACCCGTATCGAAAAGGCCTTGAACGGCGGCCATCCGCTGATTTACGTACGCTGTCTTGAAGAAGATCGCCTGGAACAGATGCTGCAGCGGCTTTCCGCCGGCCGTTTCGGGGATTCGCGCCCGGTGATCGTCTGGAGCCTCACCCACGGCTTTCTGGAACAAGGCACGGAGAGCGGATCGGGACGGGATCCAGGCCAGGCATTGCGCGAAATCCTGCGCGGCCCACGAGAAGCGTTCTACCTGCTGAAGGATTTTCCGCTGTTGTTCGAGGGGCGTCCCGAATTGGTGCGCGGGCTTCGCGATCTCTACCAATCGCTGGCTGGCAGCAAGTCCTGCGTGTTTCTCTCCTCACCGGGCTGGCAGATTCCGGAACCGCTGTCCCGGCAACTGTTCACGGTGGAACTCGGCCCCCCCGACGAAGACGAGATTCGGGAAGAGGTGCAACGGGTGCTCGAACGCGTGGGGGCTGCCCCCAGTCCAGGGGCTTGGCTCGAACAGATCACGACTTCGTTCAGAGGCATGATGCGCAGCGAAATACGCCACCTGCTGCGGCGGTTGGTGGCAGAGAAGAAACTGGCAGGCGAGGAGGCATTGGCCGAGATTCGCACGGAGAAAGCGGCAATGCTGATGCGCGAGGCCTGCCTGAAGTACATCCCCGATACCGTCGATATCGCCCATGTCGGAGGGCTGCAGAACCTGAAGGAATGGGTGCTCACCCGAAAACCGTTCTTCACCGGCAGCCACCCGGAGACCCGCGTGACGCCGCCGTCGGGGATCCTGTTCATGGGCGTCAGCGGATGCGGGAAGAGCATGGCGGCGAAAGTGATCGCCAGCGCCTGGACCCTGCCGCTGGTGCGCCTGGACATGAACCTCGTGTTGTCGGGTGCGTTCGGGTCGCCCGAGTATGCGTTCGACCATGCGCTGAGAGTGGCCGAGGAGATCGCACCGCTGGTCCTCTGGATCGACGAAATGGAGAATGCCTTCGGCTACGACTCGGAGTCCCGTCGCGGGAACAACCCCAACATCTTCTCGAGTTTCCTGACCTGGATGCAGGAGAAACCAGCCGGGGTGTTCGTGGTGGCCACTGCCAACCGGATCGAACTGCTGCCGGCGGAGGTGATCCGCAAGGGGCGCTTCGACCAACTGTTCTTCCTGGATCTGCCGACGGCGGAAGAGCGCACGGGAATCATCGAGATCCTGCTGCGGGCGGCTGGCTCCGACCCCGCGAGATTCAACCTCAATACGCTGGCGGCGCTCACCAAGAGCTGGAGCGGCGCAGAGATCGAGCAGGCCATCAAGGCCGCGGTCGTGCACGCCTGGGAGGAGAACCGCCCGTTCAACGAGCGGGACATGCTGTGGAGCGCAGCGCGAATCGTGCCCCTCTCGCGCACGATGTCCGAACAGATCAAGCAGCTCCGGGCCTGGTCTCAGGATCGGGCCACGCCGGCATCGCCCAAGGGGTCGCCCTGA
- a CDS encoding LBF_2804 family protein, whose protein sequence is MESAQSQSPELNLIERIAVSILRRQNSRDQPEVHRWPAQELAQIRRLERSAVLLAALSGMISGALIGGLEVWLNVTMPDASESWARWIEYWVIFLAGSILVSVVEILFLYWVVLRRVARITSIAGLHLSEQEIDQVIAIGLSRSALDMPDPRQPIYGIDPYARVPRWRLIAYAILYRLKIGATSFITRVLLRRVLARAAVRVFIPLIAIVIYAVWNAIIIGWVMRASRVRAAGPLAVQELGQRLQAERTRLDEPTRRLLLEAVAEAIQSGGTAHPNLQLLLGRLFQELAIPPGSLTLDWAVHHDALADLPPEVQDLLLALVTVTTILDGRPRRAQKRFLKRLYAACGRRFDARFTATVYRDFFHGQGIGALRGEA, encoded by the coding sequence ATGGAATCGGCGCAGTCGCAGAGCCCCGAACTGAATCTCATCGAGCGCATCGCGGTATCGATCCTGCGCCGACAGAACAGCCGCGACCAGCCCGAGGTGCACCGCTGGCCCGCGCAGGAGCTGGCACAGATCCGCCGCCTCGAGCGTTCCGCGGTGTTGCTCGCCGCGCTCTCCGGGATGATCTCGGGTGCACTGATCGGGGGGCTTGAGGTCTGGCTGAACGTCACGATGCCCGACGCATCCGAATCCTGGGCCCGCTGGATCGAGTACTGGGTGATCTTTCTCGCGGGCTCGATCCTGGTCAGCGTGGTCGAGATCCTGTTTCTGTACTGGGTGGTGCTGCGCCGCGTCGCGCGGATCACATCCATCGCCGGCCTGCATCTCTCGGAACAGGAAATCGACCAGGTGATCGCGATCGGCCTGTCGCGCTCGGCGCTGGATATGCCGGATCCGCGTCAACCCATCTACGGCATCGATCCCTACGCGCGGGTACCGCGGTGGCGGCTGATCGCATACGCGATCCTCTACCGGCTGAAGATCGGCGCGACCAGTTTCATTACCCGGGTACTGTTACGCCGGGTACTGGCGCGGGCCGCAGTGCGGGTCTTCATCCCGCTGATCGCGATCGTGATCTACGCGGTCTGGAACGCGATCATCATCGGCTGGGTGATGCGTGCAAGCCGCGTCCGGGCCGCAGGGCCGTTGGCCGTGCAGGAACTCGGACAGCGCCTACAGGCCGAACGCACGCGGCTCGACGAGCCCACGCGACGCCTGTTGCTGGAAGCGGTTGCCGAGGCGATCCAGTCGGGCGGCACCGCGCACCCCAACCTTCAACTCCTGTTGGGACGCCTGTTCCAGGAACTCGCGATTCCTCCGGGCTCGCTCACGCTCGATTGGGCTGTCCACCACGATGCGCTGGCGGATCTGCCCCCCGAAGTGCAGGATCTGCTGCTGGCCCTGGTCACCGTTACGACGATTCTCGACGGCCGCCCCCGGCGAGCGCAGAAGCGCTTCCTGAAGCGTCTTTACGCTGCCTGCGGCCGCCGATTCGATGCCCGGTTTACCGCCACGGTCTACCGGGATTTCTTCCATGGTCAGGGGATCGGCGCGCTCCGAGGCGAGGCCTGA
- a CDS encoding hemerythrin domain-containing protein: protein MTANRSPQLERLYREHAHSLAFADRIEGLVADGSAESLAQGIQLVRDYYEQELEAHLQQEEQTLFGPLLQHDRENFALFAQLGKEHGFLRMVAANLRPETAERDLAAFADVLREHTRTEDERLLPLVEAHFTPEQLDAVMHFKPLPTAPIQRHS from the coding sequence ATGACCGCTAACCGCAGCCCGCAACTGGAACGACTGTACAGGGAGCACGCGCACAGCCTTGCCTTTGCCGACCGCATCGAAGGTCTAGTGGCAGACGGCAGCGCGGAAAGCCTGGCACAGGGAATCCAGTTGGTGCGCGACTACTACGAGCAGGAGCTTGAAGCCCATCTGCAGCAGGAGGAGCAGACGCTGTTCGGCCCGCTGCTGCAACACGACCGCGAGAATTTCGCGCTGTTCGCGCAGTTGGGCAAGGAGCATGGATTCCTGCGCATGGTCGCCGCCAACCTGCGGCCCGAGACCGCCGAGCGGGATCTTGCGGCGTTCGCCGACGTGCTGCGGGAACACACCCGGACCGAGGACGAACGCCTGCTGCCGCTGGTGGAAGCGCATTTCACTCCGGAACAACTCGATGCCGTGATGCATTTCAAGCCCCTGCCCACAGCGCCGATTCAGCGCCATTCCTGA